The window GTCAACTACGGACGCGAGTTCATACTCGACCACCTCGACAGAAGCCTGCTGCAGGGGCACACGACGGTCCTTAATGTCGACGGCTTCGCGACGATGGATGAAGTGGAAGAGACGCAGAAATGCCATCCAATCCGCATCAAGACGGCGACGACGCACGCCCCGATCAACTACCACGCCGGAGAGCTCTGCGACGGCAAAGGCTTCCAGCCGAAGCACAAGGCGATGACTATCGAAAAAATGCTCGCCGACGGCGCGGTCTGCATCGGAGAGGTCGGCGGCGGGCATACGCTCGGCGGCGGCGGGCAGGATTATCTCTACATCCCGCGCGCGGTAAAAGAGGCCAAAGGCAAGGATATCGATTACCTCCAGGCCCGCGCTATGAAGCTTTCCGTCCTCGGGCGCTACATCGAAGAATCATACTACGACCGCGACCGCGTCGCGGCGGCACTTAAAGAGGCGAAGCTCGACAGCTTCCTCACCCCCGAAGAGACGAGAGACATCGTCTACAAGACGACGCTCGCTTCCGTGAAGGTCGCGCTTGACGGATACCGCGAAGCGGCCGGACTTGCGAAGAGATACAACGTTCCCCTGATGATTCACAACGCCCCCACATCGAAATACATCGTGCACGAAATCGCGAAGATGGGGCTCTCGACTCTCATCTGCTGCCATTCCAACTACCTATTCACGACGGAAGAGTGCGTGGAGAACGGCCGCTACCTCAAGCAGTTCCCCGGCGTGGTGCTTGACGCGGCGGTCCACGATCCGTGGGGTGCGAAGCATCTCGTCTCAGGGCCGGAGAATCTCTACGCCTTCTATGAAAACGACCTCGTCGACATCATCTCTACGGACTTTGCGGCCGGACACAGCGATTCGATGCTCGAAGCGATACAGCACGCGGCTCTCGAAAAGAAGCTCGTCGACCTCGCGAAGGCGGTGCGCCAGGGCACTTCGCGCGTGACGGAAGTGTTGCCGCTCCTTGCGCCGAATCTCGGCCTGCTGAAGAAGGGGTATTCGGCGGACATCGTCGTCACGGAATATCCGCAGCTCAAGAACGTCGAAAGAGTTTACATCGACGGCAAGCTCGTAGCCAAGGACGGAAAAGTTTTCCGCTAATAGCTAATAATAAATTTCTCAAAAAATTCTGAAAGGAACGAACTTAAAATGAAAGTCAAAAAGGTACTTTGCTCGAAAGCGCTCACAGGCTTCTACATGGACGACAAGGAGGCCATCAAGGCCGGCGCGAAATCGGACGGCTTCGTCTATAAAGGCAAACCGGTAACGCCGGGCTTCAAATCGATCAGACAGCCGGGCGTCGCCGTCTCCGTAATGTTCATACTCGAAGACGGACACATGGTCTACGGGGATTGCGCGGTAGCGCAGTACGCGGCCAACGGCGGAAGAGAGATCCCCAACACGGCCGAAGCGCTTATGAAGCTCGTCGATAAATACGTAGCACCCTACTTTGAAGGCATGGACATCAAAGAGTTCAAATCGACGGCTGAAAAATTCGACCGCTACGAGTTTGACGGCAAGCGCCTCCCCGCTTCCGTCCGCTACGGTGTAACGCAGGCGATACTCGAAGCCGTCGCCTATGACCAGAAGCTCACGATGTGCGAAGTAGTCCTCAACGAGTACCATCTGCCGCTCGACCTCACGCCGGTCCGCATCAACGCGCAGTCGGGCGACGAGCGCTACACGAACGTAGACAAGATGATCCTCAAGAAGGTCGGCATGATGCCGCACGGGCTCATCAACAACGTCGAAGAAAAGCTTGGGACGGACGGGCAGATATTCCTTGACTGGGTCAAATGGGTCACAAAGCGTATATCCGAGATAGGCGAACCCGACTACAAGCCCGTTATGCGCTACGACGTGTACGGCTGCATCGGCAAGGCCTTCAACAACGACCTTGACAAGGTTGGAGAGTACCTTATCAAGGTCGCCGATGCTTGCAAGCCCTACGAGGTGTTCGTGGAAATGCCCGTCGATATGAAGTCGAACGAGAAGCAGCTCGAAGCGATGAAGTATCTGCGCAAATACCTCGACGACGCGGGATGCCGGCTCAAGCTCATCATCGACGAATACGCGAACACCTACGAGGAGATCGTGCAGTGGGTCGACGCCAAGGGTGCCGATATGGTCCAGGTCAAGACGATAGACTTGGGCGGCATCAACAACATAATCGAGGCCGACCTCTACTGCAAGGCCCACGGGGTCCTCGCTTACCAGGGCGGCACCTGCAACCAGACGGACAAAGCGGCCATCGTCTGCGCGAACCTCGCGGTCGCGACAAAGCCCTTCGCGATGGCCGGCACTCCCGGGATGGGTGTCGACGAGGGCGTGATGATCGTCAGCAACGAACAGGACAGACTGCTCGCCTACCTTAAGGCGAAACAGGAAGGGCTCCTTCGTTAAAAAACAAAAACTTTTTTATTTAAGTGGGATAGTGTGAATACTGTCAACTTACACTATCCTGCTCCCGGTGAGGGTGTAAATGTTTTAGGTCGATAAAAATTTTACCCTAAGCTAAGTTTAAATATTCAGGAGGTTGATATTTATTATGAAGAAGCTTTTTACGGTTTGCATAATTGTGCTGTCTGTGCTGTTTTTGCAAAACCAGCTTTATGCGGCTGAATGGCCCTCTGGAAAAATTACTTTGCTTGTCCCGTATAAAGCGGGCGGATCCGCAGATGCTATGGGACGTGGGTTAGCTAAATATTGGGAAAAATATTTAGGAGTACCTGTTATTGTTGACAACAGAGACGGCGCTTCAAGCCAAGTGGGAACGACCATTTATTCAAGAATGCCAGTCGATGGCAATAGTGTATATTTGGGGTGCCAGGTATATTTTAGTTCCAATATTATTACGCACAATGCAAAATATCAATTTGACCAATTTGAACTTCTTAACATTCAACAGGAGGACCCTATTGAAATCAGCGTGCTGAATGATTCAAAGTATAAAAGTGCTAAAGCGCTTTTTGAAGCTATAAAAAACAACCCTGGCAAACTGAAATGCGGATATATAGCTGGAGGCCCACAGAATATTGCGGCTTCAATATTGAAAAAGGAATATGGTCTAGATTTTAAATCGGTCACATATGACAATGGAAACAGTACAAGAACAGCGCTGCTGGGAAAACGTGTAGATTTCATGATTGGAAATTCTGGCGGCGATATATCGCTTGCCGGCAAAGCAAGGATATTGGTTATTCTAGGGCAGAAAAGAGGCGGTATGTTCCCTGATATACCGACCTTTGCCGAAGTATTTGATGGAAAACAGTTTGCGCCGCTTTCCGTTACAACATTTATAGCTGTACATTCCGATTTGAAAAAGAAGTACCCTGAAAGGTACGAAAAGCTATTGAAGTCGTATCAACAGACAATGGATGATCCTGGTTATAAAAAATTCCTTGAAGAATCAAAACAGAATGCAATTACTCAGAATATCGGGCCGGAAAAGAGCGCGGAACAGAACCGTGCTATACACGAGCTTGTCAAGAAGTATAAGGACGATTTAGTCGTGAAAAAGTGATTTTTTGAAGTATAAGGGCTAATTTGCAGTTGTCCCTCTTTAGCCCTTTGATCTTTACTGTTTAGTTTAGAGAGAGGTGCAAAACTTTTAATGTCAAGATTTATTATTTCGCTTTTTATGCCGACGGTTATCCTCATTTTATCCGGCGCATATTATCTCGAAAGCATAAATGTTGATCCAATAGATAAGATATTAATAAAACCAACGTGTTTGTTGATTTTGTTAATCTATATGTATTTTGTTGTTGTTGAATTTATAAATTATAAAAAATCAAAACACGTTCACGTTAAAGTTAACGAAAGCACTGAAATTGAGATGAACGCGGTTAATAA of the Synergistes jonesii genome contains:
- a CDS encoding amidohydrolase family protein → MKIFKNATVVTGDGKTVLEKANVIEADGLVADVNLYYDENIESYAEEVVDCTGKCVMPGMINHHQHGVTFGTMFASGCVNYGREFILDHLDRSLLQGHTTVLNVDGFATMDEVEETQKCHPIRIKTATTHAPINYHAGELCDGKGFQPKHKAMTIEKMLADGAVCIGEVGGGHTLGGGGQDYLYIPRAVKEAKGKDIDYLQARAMKLSVLGRYIEESYYDRDRVAAALKEAKLDSFLTPEETRDIVYKTTLASVKVALDGYREAAGLAKRYNVPLMIHNAPTSKYIVHEIAKMGLSTLICCHSNYLFTTEECVENGRYLKQFPGVVLDAAVHDPWGAKHLVSGPENLYAFYENDLVDIISTDFAAGHSDSMLEAIQHAALEKKLVDLAKAVRQGTSRVTEVLPLLAPNLGLLKKGYSADIVVTEYPQLKNVERVYIDGKLVAKDGKVFR
- a CDS encoding methylaspartate ammonia-lyase; this encodes MKVKKVLCSKALTGFYMDDKEAIKAGAKSDGFVYKGKPVTPGFKSIRQPGVAVSVMFILEDGHMVYGDCAVAQYAANGGREIPNTAEALMKLVDKYVAPYFEGMDIKEFKSTAEKFDRYEFDGKRLPASVRYGVTQAILEAVAYDQKLTMCEVVLNEYHLPLDLTPVRINAQSGDERYTNVDKMILKKVGMMPHGLINNVEEKLGTDGQIFLDWVKWVTKRISEIGEPDYKPVMRYDVYGCIGKAFNNDLDKVGEYLIKVADACKPYEVFVEMPVDMKSNEKQLEAMKYLRKYLDDAGCRLKLIIDEYANTYEEIVQWVDAKGADMVQVKTIDLGGINNIIEADLYCKAHGVLAYQGGTCNQTDKAAIVCANLAVATKPFAMAGTPGMGVDEGVMIVSNEQDRLLAYLKAKQEGLLR
- a CDS encoding tripartite tricarboxylate transporter substrate binding protein; the encoded protein is MKKLFTVCIIVLSVLFLQNQLYAAEWPSGKITLLVPYKAGGSADAMGRGLAKYWEKYLGVPVIVDNRDGASSQVGTTIYSRMPVDGNSVYLGCQVYFSSNIITHNAKYQFDQFELLNIQQEDPIEISVLNDSKYKSAKALFEAIKNNPGKLKCGYIAGGPQNIAASILKKEYGLDFKSVTYDNGNSTRTALLGKRVDFMIGNSGGDISLAGKARILVILGQKRGGMFPDIPTFAEVFDGKQFAPLSVTTFIAVHSDLKKKYPERYEKLLKSYQQTMDDPGYKKFLEESKQNAITQNIGPEKSAEQNRAIHELVKKYKDDLVVKK